Genomic DNA from Bacillus sp. Marseille-P3661:
AGAAGTACCTGCATCAAAACTTAAAAAGGATATCGCTGAAATCCTTAAGCGCGAAGGTTTCGTTCGTGACGTTGAATATATCGAAGATAACAAGCAAGGTATTATCCGTATCTTCCTAAAATACGGGGCAAATAACGAGCGCGTTATTACTGGTTTGAAACGTATTAGTAAGCCTGGATTACGCGTTTATGCAAAAGCTAACGAAGTACCAAGAGTACTTAACGGTTTAGGTATCGCGATTGTTTCAACATCTAACGGTGTTGTGACTGATAAAGATGCTCGTGCAAAACAAATTGGTGGAGAAATCCTAGCATACGTTTGGTAAGATTCTTTTTAATGAATGGAGGTGTAATAGATGTCTCGTATTGGTAGATTACCACTTGAATTACCACAAGGTGTAACTATTACTCTAGATGAAAATGTATTAACAGTTAAAGGACCAAAAGGTGAATTAACTCGTGCTTTTCACCCAGATATGAATATTAAAGTTGAGGACAATACTCTAGTAGTTGAACGTCCTTCTGATAATAAAGAGCACCGCTCATTACACGGTACTACTCGTAGTATTATCGGAAATATGGTTGAAGGTGTAACAAACGGTTATACAAGAGGACTTGAATTAATTGGTGTCGGTTACCGCGCAACTAAATCAGGATCTAAGCTTGTACTTAATGTTGGTTACTCTCATCCTGTTGAAATTGAACCTGAAGAAGGTATCGAAATCGAAGTACCATCTAATACAAAGGTTATTGTAAAAGGTATAGATAAAGAACGCGTTGGTGCAATTGCTGCAAACATTCGTGATGTACGTCCGCCTGAGCCTTATAAAGGTAAAGGTATTCGTTATGAAGGCGAGTTTGTACGCCGTAAAGAAGGTAAAACTGCGAAGAAATAACGCTTCTTAAAGTAAGAAGAAAGGAGTGAATCACATGATTATTAAAGCTGATAAAAATGCTGTACGCAAAAAGAGACATGGTCGTGTTCGTTCTAAATTAACTGGTACTCCTGAGCGTCCTCGTTTAAACGTGTACCGTTCTAACCAGCATATTTATGCTCAATTAATCGATGATGTAAATCAAGTTACGATTGCAAGTGCATCTACAGTAGAAAAAGAATTAAATCTTGAATCTACAGGAAATATCGATGCAGCTCAAAAAGTTGGCGAACTAGTTGCTAAACGTGCTGTTGAAAAAGGTGTTAAATCGGTCGTATTTGATCGTGGAGGATATTTATATCACGGAAGAATCAAAGCATTAGCTGACTCTGCTCGTGAAAATGGACTTGAATTCTAATTGTTAAGGGAGGGAAATTGATGCGTATTGATCCAAATAAGTTGGAGCTTGAAGAACGCGTAGTTACTGTTAACCGTGTAGCTAAAGTTGTTAAAGGTGGTCGTCGTTTTCGCTTCGCTGCATTAGTAGTTGTAGGTGATAAAAATGGTCATGTAGGTTTCGGAACTGGTAAAGCACAAGAAGTTCCAGACGCGATTCGTAAAGCAATTGAAGATGCTAAGAAAAACTTAATTAATATACCAATCGTTGGAACAACTATTCCACATCAAGTAACAGGAAACTTTGGTGCAGGTAGCGTATTATTAAAGCCTGCTTCAGAAGGTACAGGAGTTATCGCAGGTGGACCTGTTCGTGCAGTACTTGAATTAGGTGGCATAAACGATATCCTTTCTAAATCACTAGGATCAAATACTCCAATCAATATGGTACGTGCTACTATTGAGGGATTAAAAGATCTTAAGCGTGCTAACGATGTAGCGAAGTTACGTGGAAAAACGGTAGAAGAACTGTTAGGATAAGGAGGGAAAATAATGGCTAACAAACTTGAAATCACCCTCAAACGCAGTGTTATTGGTCGCCCGCAAGACCAAAGAGCTACTGTGCAAACATTAGGTTTACGTAAAATACATCAAACTGTTGTTCAAGAGGATAATGCAGCAATCCGTGGTATGATCAACAAGGTTGCTCATCTTATAACAGTTAAAGAAGTATAATTGTAAAATTGATATAAAGAGGAGGTGCAAGAATGAAACTTCATGAGTTGAAACCATCAGAAGGTTCTCGTAAAGAGCGTAATCGTGTAGGCCGTGGTATGGGTTCTGGTAATGGTAAAACATCAGGTCGTGGTCATAAAGGTCAAAACTCACGTTCAGGTGGAGGAGTACGTCCTGGATTTGAGGGTGGACAAATGCCATTATTCCAACGTTTACCTAAACGTGGTTTTACAAACATTCATCGTAAAGTATTTACAATTGTAAATATTGATACATTAAATCGCTTCGAGGACGGAACAGAGGTTACACCTGAATTACTGCTAGAAACTGGTGTTATCAGCAAACTGAATGCTGGTGTAAAGGTACTTGGCAATGGTAAGCTAGACAAGAAACTTACTGTTAAAGCACAGAAGTTCTCAGCTTCCGCTAAAGAAGCAATTGAGGCAGCTGGCGGTAAAACTGAGGTGGTTTAATGTTTGAGACAATCGCCAATTTTATGCGAGTGGGTGAAATCAGACGTAAAATTGTTTTCACCTTGTTAATGCTTGTAATTTTTAGATTAGGTAGTTTCATACCTGTACCAAATGTTAATACAGAAGTTATAAAGATCACCGACCAAAGTGTGTTTGGATTAATCAACACATTTGGCGGTGGAGCTTTACAGAATTTCTCGATATTTGCAATGGGTATTATGCCTTATATCACCGCATCCATCATAATTCAATTATTGCAAATGGATGTTGTTCCTAAATTTACTGAGTGGTCGAAACAAGGTGAGGTTGGACGTCGTAAATTAGCTCAGTTTACCCGCTATGGAACCATTGTGCTTGGATTTATCCAGGCTATTGGTATGTCAATTGGTTTTAATAATTTATTTCCAGGGCTGATTGAGAACCCTGGAGTTGGGACATATTTGTTCATAGCATTAGTTTTAACAGCTGGAACTGCATTTCTCCTATGGTTAGGAGAGTTAATTACTACAAACGGAGTCGGAAACGGTATTTCGATACTGATCTTTGCTGGTATAGTTGCAGCCATTCCTACTGCTGTTAATCAGATCTATGCACAACAAATTGAAGATGCTGGCGAACAGCTATTCCTTCGTATAGTAACTGTATTATTACTTTTACTAGCAATGTTAGCTGTTATTGTTGGTACTATCTTCATACAACAAGCTCTTCGTAAAATACCGATCCAGTATGCGAAGAGAATGGTTAACCGTAGCCCTGTTGGTGGACAGTCAACACATTTACCATTAAAAGTTAACGCAGCAGGCGTAATTCCGGTTATCTTTGCAATATCATTCTTAATTACACCACCAACGATAGCTGGTTTTTTTGGTACAAATAGTGTAACGACATGGATCACAACGGTATTTAATTACGCTCATCCAATCGGAATGGCAATCTACGTTGTATTGATTATCGCGTTCACATATTTCTATACATTTGTTCAAGTTAACCCTGAACAAATGGCTGAAAACCTTAAGAAACAAGGTGGTTACATTCCGGGCATCAGACCAGGAAAAAGTACTCAAGAATACCTAACTCGCATTCTATATAGATTGACTCTAGTAGGATCCTTATTCCTGGCAGTTATATCTGTACTTCCTGTTTTCTTTATAAATATTGCTAATTTACCGCAATCAGTCCAAATTGGTGGTACTAGCCTATTGATTGTTGTTGGTGTAGCACTTGAAACAATGAAACAGCTTGAAAGTCAACTTGTTAAGAGACATTATAAAGGATTTTTGAAATAGGATTAATGAGGTGGGGCAAGTATATTACTTTCCCTTATCCTCAACAGAAATAAGGGGGACTAGAGAATGAATCTAGTATTAATGGGGTTACCTGGTGCTGGAAAAGGTACTCAGGCTGAAAGGATTGTAGCCAAGTATGATATCCCTCATATCTCTACTGGGGATATGTTCCGTGCCGCTATTAAAGAAGGCACAGAGTTAGGATTAAAGGCTAAGTCTTTCATAGACCAAGGGGCATTAGTGCCAGATGAAGTAACTATAGGTATTGTTAGAGAACGTCTTGGAAAAGATGATTGTAAAAAGGGATTTCTATTAGACGGTTTTCCACGCACAGTACCGCAAGCTGAAGCACTTGAAGAGCTATTAACAGATTTAGATCGTCAAATAAACTACGTTGTTTATATTGAAGTTGATCAAAGCAAGTTAATGGACCGCCTTACTGGTCGTCGCATTTGTAAAGATTGTGGCGCTACGTATCACATGGTGTTTAATCCTCCTACGAAAGAAGGAGTTTGTGACAAATGTGGTGGCGAACTTTATCAACGAGCTGATGATAATGCTGAAACTGTTGAAAATCGTTTGGAAGTCAATATGAAACAAACTCAACCTCTACTTGATTTCTACGAAAATAAAGGTTATTTACGTAGTATCAATGGAGACCAACATATAGATGATGTATTTAAAGATTTAGATCAACTCCTTGGGGGCTTACGTGGATGATCATTTGCAAAACTGAGCGCGAACTTGAAATTATGCGTGTAGCTGGTAAAATAGTGGCACTTACTCATGATGAACTAAAAAAACATATACATCCAGGAATCACAACAAAGGAATTAGACAGTATAGCTGAAAAGACCATCCGTGCTTATGATGCTATTCCTTCGTTTAAAGGATATAATGGATTTCCAGGAAGTATTTGTGCGTCTGTGAATGAGGAATTAGTGCATGGCATACCCGGCAACCGTGTTCTTCGCGAAGGTGATATCATTTCAATTGATATCGGTGCAAAATACAAAGGTTACCATGGAGATTCTGCATGGACCTACACTGTAGGTACTGTGACAGATGACACACAGAAATTGCTAGATGTAACTGAACAATCCTTATATAAGGGATTGCAGGTTGCTAAGGCAGGTATTCGTTTATCGGATATCTCACATGAAATTCAAACATATGTTGAATCACATGGACTTTCTGTTGTTAGGGAATATGTAGGTCATGGCGTGGGACAGGAACTTCACGAAGATCCTCAAATTCCACATTATGGACCGCCAAATAAAGGTCCACGTTTGAAACCTGGAATGGTACTTGCGATTGAACCAATGGTGAATGCAGGTACACGATTCGTAAAAACACTTTCAGATAACTGGACTGTTGTTACAGTAGATGGCAAAATGTGTGCGCATTTTGAGCATACCGTTGCAATCACTGAAACTGGATATGAAATTTTAACAAAAGCCTAAGTGAAGGTGATAATAGGTGACCGAACCTGAATCGAATCCGCGAATAGGTCAGTTAGTTAAAATTTTACAGGGTAGAGATACTGGTCAATTTGCTGTAGTGTTAAAGGTCCTCGATGAACGTTTCGTACTTATTGCTGATGGCGATAAGCGTAAATTTGATCGACCTAAGAAAAAGAACATTAATCATCTCGAGTTTTTTGATTATGTTTCTCCGGAAGTTCAGAACAGTATTAGTGAAACTGGTCGTGTGACAAACGGAAAACTAAGGTACGCTGTTTCAAAGTTTGTCAATGAGCAAGTTACTGATTTTGAGAAGGGAGAGCAACTTAATGGCTAAAGAAGATGTTATTGAGGTAGAAGGTACAATTATTGAAACCTTACCTAACGCAATGTTTAAAGTAGAACTAGAAAACGGTCATACTGTACTAGCACATGTTTCTGGAAAAATCCGCATGCATTTCATTCGTATTTTACCAGGTGATAAAGTGACTGTAGAGTTATCTCCATATGATTTAACTCGTGGTCGTATCACATATCGTTATAAATAAACTAGCACTCCGTAACATAAGGAGGTTCAAAAGAGATGAAAGTCAGACCATCAGTCAAACCTATTTGCGAAAAATGTAAAGTTATTCGTCGTAAAGGTAAAGTAATGGTTATCTGTGAAAACCCAAAACACAAACAAAAACAAGGATAATATAAAGGGAGGTGCAACTCTAAATGGCACGTATTGCAGGTGTAGATATTCCGCGCGAAAAGCGTGTAGTTATCTCATTAACTTACATTTTTGGTATCGGCCGTAAAACTGCTCAACAAATCCTTGCTGAAGCAGGAGTTTCTGAAGATACACGCGTTCGTGATTTAACAGAAGATGAATTAGGGAAAATCCGTGATATCATCGATCGCCATAAAGTAGAAGGTGATCTTCGTCGTGAAGTATCACTTAACATTAAACGTTTAATCGAAATTGGTTCATATCGTGGTATTCGCCATCGTCGTGGTCTTCCAGTTCGAGGACAAAATACAAAGAACAACTCTCGTACTCGTAAAGGTCCTCGTCGAACTGTTGCTAATAAGAAAAAATAAGGTAAAGGAGGTAATTAAACAATGGCTCGTAAGACGAACACTCGTAAACGCCGTGTGAAAAAGAATATAGAAACTGGCGTAGCTCATATTCGTTCTACTTTTAACAACACAATCGTAACGATTACTGATGCTCACGGAAATGCAGTTGCTTGGTCAAGTGCTGGTGCTTTAGGTTTTAGAGGCTCTCGTAAGTCTACACCATTCGCTGCACAAATGGCTGCTGAAACAGCTGCTAAGGCTTCTATGGAACACGGAATGAAGACATTAGAAGTTACAGTAAAGGGACCAGGTGCAGGCCGTGAGGCAGCTATTCGTGCTCTTCAATCAGCAGGATTAGATGTTACTGCTATTCGTGATGTAACACCAGTACCTCATAATGGTTGCCGTCCACCAAAACGTCGTCGTGTGTAAATAATCTGTATAGATTTTGAATCCCTGTCTATAATGGGATATGATAAGAACTTTTTCAGTTATAAAATATTCTAAACAGATGAAAAAATTGTTGTGCACATTTGGGAACTGCCTAATGGGGAATTTCGGTTGGGTCTACCTAACCGAGGTTTCGACGTTTTGAAGGAGGGTTTATTGAATGATAGAGATTGAAAAACCAAAAATCGAAACGGTTGAAATTAGCAATGATGCTACCTTTGGTAAATTCGTTGTCGAACCGCTTGAGCGTGGATATGGTACCAGTTTAGGAAACTCCTTGCGTCGTATACTATTATCCTCTCTTCCTGGTGCTGCTGTAACATCTATTCAAATTGATGGTGTTCAACATGAGTTCTCTACAGTTGAAGGTGTAGTTGAGGATGTTACAAACATTATTTTGAATATCAAAAAACTGGCGTTAAAAATTTACTCTGAAGAGGAAAAGACACTAGAAATTGATATTCAAGGTGAACGTGAAGTAACGGCTGCTGACATTACACACGATAGTGATGTTGAAGTATTAAATCCGGATCTTCATATTGCATCTTTAGGGAAAAATGGTAATTTACGAATGAGACTAACTGCAAAACGTGGTCGTGGATATACGCCTGCTGATGCAAATAAGCGTGAAGATCAACCAATTGGTGTGATTCCAATTGATTCGATCTATACACCAGTTTCACGTGTTACTTACCAGGTTGAGAACACAAGGGTTGGTCAAGTTACTAACTACGATAAATTGACTCTTGATGTTTGGACAGATGGAAGTATTCGACCAGAAGAGGCTGTTTCGCTTGGAGCAAAAATTTTAACAGAGCATTTAAATATCTTTGTCGGTCTAACTGATGAAGCACAGAATGCCGAAATTATGGTTGAAAAAGAAGAAGACCAAAAAGAAAAAGTTCTTGAAATGACAATTGAAGAACTTGACTTATCTGTTCGTTCCTATAATTGTTTAAAACGTGCTGGAATTAATACAGTTCAGGAATTAGCAAATAAGACTGAAGAGGATATGATGAAAGTACGAAACCTCGGAAGAAAATCATTAGAAGAAGTTAAGGCGAAGCTTGAAGAGCTTGGTCTTGGTCTAAGAAGAGACGAATAAATTCCATTGGTCGGTGCTATCAATTTAACACTTCAACAAAGGAGGGGACATAAATGGCTTATGCAAAATTAGGTCGTACATCATCTCAACGTAAAGCTTTACTTCGTGACCTTGCTACAGATTTAATCATTAATGAGCGTATCGAAACAACAGAAGCGAAAGCGAAGGAGCTTCGTTCAGTTGTTGAAAAAATGATTACACTTGGTAAACGTGGTGACTTACATGCTCGTCGTCAAGCAGCTTCTTTCATTCGTAATGAAGTAGCGAATGCTGAAACTGGCGAATATGCAGTACAAAAGCTTTTCAATGACATCGCAAAGCGCTATGAAGAACGCCAAGGTGGATACACACGTATTCTTAAACTTGGTCAACGCCGTGGTGATGGAGCGCCAGTCGTTATCATTGAATTAGTTTAATTATAATTCGACTATAATCATCTTAAAGGGCGAGACAGAATCTTATTATAAAGATCTGATTCTATGCCCTTTTTTCGTGTATTCATAATTTACAAATAACATTTATATTATTCACTACTTTTATTTTCATCAAAGCTTAATCAAGTGAGGGCCCGATCATATGAACATAGATAAAATTATGACAGTTAATCATTTATTTTTTAGGTATACACCTGAAGGAGAATACGCTTTAAAGGATGTCAGTTTTCAGGTCAATAAAGGTGAATGGCTTGCAATTGTTGGCCATAATGGATCGGGTAAATCCACTTTGGCAAAGATCATAAATGGCTTACTAATGCCAGAAAAAGGCATAGTTTCTATCGAAGATATACAATTGCAAGATGATACAGTCTGGGATATTCGTCAAAAAGTAGGAATGGTATTTCAAAATCCGGATAATCAATTTGTTGGAACCACTGTAAAAGACGATGTTGCATTCGGCCTTGAAAACAATGGTATTCCTCGTGATCAAATGATACAGAGGATTGAGTCTAGCATAAGTAAGGTGAGAATGGACGATTTTTTAAATCATGAGCCACATCGACTTTCCGGCGGTCAAAAACAACGTGTTGCAATTGCAGGTGTTTTAGCCCTTCAACCATCATTAATGATATTAGATGAAGCAACATCGATGCTAGATCCTATTGGTAGAAAAGAAGTGATTGAAACAGTACGTTCATTACAAAATGCAGGTCAGATGAGTGTTTTATCGATTACACATGATTTAGAGGAAGTTACGCAAGCTGACCGAGTGATCGTTATGAATAGAGGACAAGTCTTTGCAGAAGGTACACCAGAGGAAATTTTTGAATACGGCGAAAAACTTGTACAATTAGGTTTAGACCTTCCTTTTACAGTCAAGCTCTCACAACTCCTTAAGAAAAAAGGAGTTCAGCTCTCAAAACCCCACTTAAAACAACGAGATTTGGTGAATGAATTATGGACATTATATTCAAAGAAGTAGAACATATATATAACGCAAAAACACCATTTGAAAGAAGAGCACTATTCGATTTAAACTTAAATATTCCGTCGGGCACATATCAAGCTGTTATCGGCCATACTGGGTCGGGAAAGTCAACATTAATACAACATATTAATGGTTTATTAAAACCAACCGGCGGGGAAATTTCAATTGGTGATCGAACTATTGCTGCAAATAAGAAACAACGGGATTTAAAGAGTCTTCGAAAAAGAGTAGGTATCGTTTTCCAGTACCCTGAGCATCAGTTATTTGAGGAAACAGTAGAAAAGGATATATGTTTCGGCCCAATGAATTTTGGTGTTTCATTCGATACTGCTAAGAAAAAAGCTCATGAATTATTAGAAATGGTAGGCCTTCCTTTAAGTGTACTAACTAAATCCCCCTTTGATCTTAGCGGTGGTCAGATGAGGCGCGTTGCTATAGCAGGCGTACTTGCAATGGAACCAGAGGTGCTTATTTTAGATGAGCCGACTGCAGGGCTTGATCCTAAAGGCCGTAATGAGATAATGGAAATGTTTAAAACTTTGCATAACCAATATAAGCTAACAACTATACTTGTTACGCACAGCATGGAGGATGCAGCATACTACGCAGATGATATTATCGTTATGCATAAAGGTACTGTTTATATGAAGGGAACTCCACTTGAAATTTTTGCGCAACCCGAAAAGCTAAATGAAGCAGGATTAGATATTCCGGAGTCAGCCCAATTCATTAAATTGCTCTCAGAGAAGTTTGCTAGGCCAATTTCCAATGTGTTTACTGTCGATAAGGTAGCGGATGAAATCGTAGCCCTTTTAGAGGAAGGGGTTCGGATTAAATGAAAAATATCATTATTGGTCAGTATGTTCCTGGGGAATCTTTTATTCACAAAATGGACCCGCGTGCAAAACTGCTAACAATCTTTTTATTTGTTATTATTGTTTTTATTGCTAATAATGTCTTTACCTATACAATAATTGGTTTATTCACGATTCTATGTGTCCTGCTATCTAGAGTCCCGCTGGTGTATATATATAAAGGCTTAAAACCTATTTTATGGATTATTTTATTCACACTTGTGCTGCATCTGTTTATGACCAAAGAGGGCGAGGTAGTCTTTCAGTATAAATGGATTACGATTTATGAGGAAGGATTAAAACAAGGTGTTTTTATATCTCTTCGATTTATATTTCTAATCATGATTACTAGCTTACTCACGTTAACAACAACACCAATAGAGATTACCGATGGAATGGAAGCATTGTTATCTCCATTTAAACGATTTGGACTACCTGCTCATGAATTAGCGCTAATGATGTCAATTTCATTGCGGTTCATTCCAACACTTATGGAAGAGACGGAAAAAATTATTAAAGCACAGTCTGCCAGAGGTGTTGACTTTACTAGTGGTACGCTAAAGCAACGCATGAATTCAATTATTCCTTTACTCGTTCCGTTATTTATTAGTGCATTTCGCCGTGCTGAGGATTTGGCACTTGCAATGGAGGCAAGGGGTTATCGCGGTGGAGAAGGTAGAACTAGAATTAGAGAGCTTGTCTGGAAAAGTACAGATCATCTTGTTTTTGTACTCTTATTCATTATGATTATATTATTATTTCTTTTAAGGTCTTAATAGGTGGTAAAAATGAATCGCTTAAAGTGTACTATCTCATATGACGGGACCTCTTTTGCAGGTTTCCAAGTACAACCAAAACAGCGTACGGTTCAGGGTGAAATCGAACGGGCATTAAAAAAAATTCATAAGACGGATGAAATACCGCGCATTGCTGCATCAGGGCGAACAGATGCAGGTGTACATGCTCATGGACAAGTTATTCACTTTGATAGCCCCTTAACGGGGATTAATTGGGCACGAGCATTAAATACACTGCTACCTGAAGATATTATCGTGGACGAGGTAGAGAGCGTTCCTACTAGTTTCCACGCACGTTTTGATGTCATTAAAAAGGAATATCGTTACTTTCTTTTAAATAGTCAAAAGAACTATGTTTTTCGAAGAAATTATTGTTATCATTATCCATACCGGATTGAACTTGATGCTATTAAAGCAGCAGCTGATTATTTAATCGGTACTCATGACTTCACGTCATTTTGCTCTACTAAAACCGATAAGCAGGATAAAATACGGACAATTTATACAATTGACGTCATAGAAGAGGCCGGTGAAATAGTTTTTCGCTTTGTAGGCGATGGATTTTTATACAATATGGTACGAATAATGGTTGGTACGTTATTAAAGGTAGGTCAAGGTAAAATAAAACCTGAAGAAATTAAGGGAATTCTTGATAAAAAGGATCGGGAAACTGCTGGAAAAACAGTACCAGGTCACGGGTTGCATCTATGGAAAGTTTGGTATTAGGAAGAGAAATTTCACCTCTTAAAGTGTCCCAAAAACATTTTATTGAATAAAACAACTTCCCCTGGTGTAACATTTTCTTGACATTGTAGCTTGAAAGTTATATTATTACCTATGGTACATTTTCAAAGGCCACGCCACGAGTTAGCCCCGAAACTAATCGTGATGAAATAGAACTTTAGAAAATGAAAGAAGATCGATAAGATTTTTAGGAGGGAAAATAATGCGTCAAACTTACATGGCAAAACCACAAGAAGTTGAACGTAAATGGTTAGTGATCGACGCTGAAGGTCAAACTTTAGGTCGCCTTGCAAGTGAAGTAGCATCAATTCTTCGCGGAAAGCATAAACCAACTTTTACACCACATGTTGATACTGGTGATCACGTAATCATCATTAATGCAGAAAAGATTCAATTAACTGGTAATAAGTTAAACGGAAAAATCTACTACCGTCACACTATGCATCCAGGTGGACTAAAAACACGTACTGCTAAAGAAATGCGTGATACTCGTCCAGAACAAATGCTTGAACTTGCAATTAAAGGTATGCTTCCAAAAAATAGCTTAGGACGTCAAATGTTCAGAAAGCTTAATGTATATAAAGGTAGCGAACATCCACATCAAGCACAAAAACCTGAAGTTTACGAACTTCGCGGATAATTTTTAAAGGAGGGTATTATTTTGGCACAGGTACAATATATTGGTACAGGACGTCGTAAAAGTTCAATCGCACGTGTTCGTTTAGTTCCAGGTAACGGACGTGTAGTAATTAATGGACGTGAAATTGAAGAATTTTTTAATCTAGAAACATTACACTTAATCGTAAAGCAACCACTAGTTGCTACTGAAAATGCTACAAACTATGATGTATTCGTAAACGTTATTGGCGGTGGATTCACTGGCCAAGCTGGTGCAATTCGTCATGGTATTGCTCGTGCATTATTACAAGCTGACCCTGAATATCGTGCAGTTCTTAAGCGTGAAGGTTACTTAACTCGTGACGCACGTATGAAAGAACGTAAGAAGTACGGTCTTAAAGGCGCTCGTCGTGCACCTCAGTTCTCGAAGCGTTAATTATCAACGTTTCAAAGGCTCTCAGGCATTTTGCTTGGGGGTCTTTTTTATATGTTTGGAATTGCTTGCATTTATAATTTAATTTTCTACTACCTAATTTAAAATTAATGAGCATTTATGCTAAATTGTTGTCATTTAGGCGAAGCCAAACAATTCGCCTTGTGTTGTCCGAATATAAATCAATATCATTCAGTTCCTCCATTTCTACTTATATATTCTATTTAATATTTCCTTAAATTGGCGATTATGAGTAGGACGATTTTTGTATGAGAATATACCGCATGTAAAAGACTATTTGTAAAAATGAAAAGGCGTGACGGATTTGATGAATGTGATCACTACTTTTAAAGAGAAAAGACATGCTAAGCAAATAGCATTTGAACATAAACTCCTTAGAGAATTATCACTTAAATCACTAAAAGAGAAAGTAAAGTTATTCTTTTCTCCTTTCTTTAAATCTAATTCCATCTATGCAACTGCTATTGAGGATGGTAGTGTTGACATGGCCATTGAGGCATATTTATTAGGTGCTAAAATGAGCAGATTTGGCTATTTTGGTGAAACTGAGGATCAAGTTCGACAACGGTGCTACAAGGAAGAGCAATATTTAATTGATAACTTATTTGATTATTTACAATACTGGGGAGCAACAGGCGGAAATGATTTGGTTAGTGAATCTTTATTTCATGCATGTGAGCAGTATATTGGAAACTGGTGGAAGGAAGGATTTAGAAAAGGGGAATTAAGGTATAGGCTTCGCCTACACTAAATATAATAGGTAAATATTATTCATATTTCTCCCTCTTGTCCCATATAGTGAATTAGGACGGGTACGGAGGGAAAGGAATATGAAAAAGAAATTACAGTTAATTATATTTTTTGTGGGCTCTATCTTATTATTCTTTTTGTTTCAATATCAATTTTCAACCCAT
This window encodes:
- the truA gene encoding tRNA pseudouridine(38-40) synthase TruA, with protein sequence MNRLKCTISYDGTSFAGFQVQPKQRTVQGEIERALKKIHKTDEIPRIAASGRTDAGVHAHGQVIHFDSPLTGINWARALNTLLPEDIIVDEVESVPTSFHARFDVIKKEYRYFLLNSQKNYVFRRNYCYHYPYRIELDAIKAAADYLIGTHDFTSFCSTKTDKQDKIRTIYTIDVIEEAGEIVFRFVGDGFLYNMVRIMVGTLLKVGQGKIKPEEIKGILDKKDRETAGKTVPGHGLHLWKVWY
- the rplM gene encoding 50S ribosomal protein L13, which codes for MRQTYMAKPQEVERKWLVIDAEGQTLGRLASEVASILRGKHKPTFTPHVDTGDHVIIINAEKIQLTGNKLNGKIYYRHTMHPGGLKTRTAKEMRDTRPEQMLELAIKGMLPKNSLGRQMFRKLNVYKGSEHPHQAQKPEVYELRG
- the rpsI gene encoding 30S ribosomal protein S9, coding for MAQVQYIGTGRRKSSIARVRLVPGNGRVVINGREIEEFFNLETLHLIVKQPLVATENATNYDVFVNVIGGGFTGQAGAIRHGIARALLQADPEYRAVLKREGYLTRDARMKERKKYGLKGARRAPQFSKR
- a CDS encoding YbaK family protein, whose product is MNVITTFKEKRHAKQIAFEHKLLRELSLKSLKEKVKLFFSPFFKSNSIYATAIEDGSVDMAIEAYLLGAKMSRFGYFGETEDQVRQRCYKEEQYLIDNLFDYLQYWGATGGNDLVSESLFHACEQYIGNWWKEGFRKGELRYRLRLH